In Humulus lupulus chromosome 6, drHumLupu1.1, whole genome shotgun sequence, a single genomic region encodes these proteins:
- the LOC133785882 gene encoding uncharacterized protein LOC133785882: protein MASEYKDSSGRIRCPCVRCINNRLETLPMVKAHVFDWGFHQGYEKWIYHGEAEADVANVVDANDDDVDEKWIFPMVEDFLLPTTEEVENNPAAGQFYDDLFDEIEAELYPGCNWISSLNFLAKLLHLKVRGKIPNKIFDELLKLLKLAFPKGNKIPSTYYEAKKRLQKLGLGYESIHVCEHDCCLFYKEHSTKETCPICGSSRWISPEKTDGKKVPHKVMRYFPLTPRLKRLYSSRLTAKQMLWHYTGKSKDDGIMRHPVDGLAWKDFDAKHPDFASEPRNVRLGLAADGFNPFGNMSQAYSMWPVVLANYNLPPWMCMKDNNFILSILIPGPKSPGKDMDIFLRPLVDELKELWVNGVDTRDSITNTMFKRFLPSNHRMRRDTQFDGQIERRRPPRRFTCEEILEQVNKLVPQVPGKHEMFGGVKRRRIAEDQNWRKKSIFYELDYWSSNTLKHNIDVMHVEKNVCDSLLGTILDNDKSKDTTNARHDLKKFGVRESLWIYEDDSGKLMKPHAPYVLTSDQRMQFCKFIRDVKFPDNFCSNLKKKVNADLTNISGLKSHDSHANLCKNYKGVETRFNRLDRNEDEVTPRNLFVFQSQCRPITKETLKPLDRATREQAECEHLEEIKQKYQDGDHNILHKKYFQRWFHKKIYDLQKLGSLDNGDELLALASGSDHLGAYYEGCIVNGVRFMSTKRDLKRSTQNSGVFVAGTEDFNYYGILEDVLKLTFTGTYSVTLFKCKWFNTDPRRKKIIIENNITSINTSGEWYKDDPYILANQAKQVFYLDDLLRGNQWKVVEGVNHRQIWDVENCEANSDIDVVHDISSSNFVLTVDLGELVMLPTQNSIDISTIQNLNVSQEDHELGDEEANEELDEEDDLLIDFCEDDVNANLVNDGSDSDY, encoded by the exons ATGGCGTCGGAATATAAGGATTCCTCTGGTagaattaggtgtccgtgtgtTAGATGCATAAACAATAGGCTTGAAACTTTACCTATGGTGAAAGCACACGTATTCGATTGGGGTTTTCATCAAGGTTACGAGAAGTGGATATATCACGGTGAAGCAGAAGCAGATGTTGCCAATGTGGTGGACGCCAACGATGATGATGTTGACGAGAAGTGGATATTTCCGATGGTCGAAGACTTCCTTCTACCTACAACCGAAGAAGTTGAAAATAATCCTGCGGCGGGACAATTTTATGACGATCTGTTTGACGAGATAGAGGCTGAGTTATATCCTGGTTGTAATTGGATATCTTCTCTTAACTTTTTAGCAAAATTattgcatttgaaagttagaggcaAGATTCCGAATAAAATCTTCGATGAATTACTGAAATTACTAAAGCTTGCATTTCCGAAGGgaaataaaattccatcaaccTACTACGAGGCTAAAAAAAGATTACAGAAATTAGGGTTAGGGTACGAGTCAATTCATGTATGTGAACATGACTGTTGTTTGTTTTACAAAGAGCATTCAACTAAAGAGACTTGTCCAATttgcggaagtagtagatggatttcTCCTGAAAAAACGGATGGAAAAAAGGTACcacataaggtgatgcgttactttccattgacTCCTCGATTAAAAAGACTGTACAGTTCAAGACTTACAGCGAAACAAATGTTATGGCACTATACTGGGAAATCAAAAGACGATGGGATAATGAGACACCCAGTGGATGGGTTAGCGTGGAAGGATTTCGATGCCAAACATCCTGATTTTGCTAGTGAACCTCGGAATGTTCGTTTAGGTTTAGctgcagatggtttcaatccgttTGGCAACATGAGTCAAGCATATagtatgtggcctgtggtgttggctaACTACAATCTTCCACCTTGGATGTGTATGAAAGATAATAATTTCATATTATCCATTCTTATTCCTGGACCAAAATCACCGGGAAAGGACATGGATATATTcttgagaccattggtggatgagttaaagGAGTTGTGGGTTAATGGTGTCGATACAAGAGATAGTATAACCAACACTATGTTCAA aagattccttCCAAGTAaccatcgaatgagaagagacactCAATTTGACGGACAAATCGAGAGAAGACGTCCACCAAGACGTTTTACTTGTGAGGAAATATTAGAACAAGTAAACAAACTTGTACCACAAGTTCCTGGAAAACACGAGATGTTTGGAGGTGTCAAACGTAGGCGTATTGCAGAAGATCAAAATTGGAggaagaaaagcatattttatgaGCTTGATTATTGGTCTTCGAACACTTTAAAACACaacattgatgtcatgcatgtggagaagaatgtgtgtgatagtttgttaggCACAATCTTGGATAATGATAAAtccaaggacaccactaatgcaagacatgatttgaaaaagttTGGAGTAAGGGAATCGTTGTGGATATATGAAGATGACAGCGGAAAGTTAATGAAGCCTCATGCCCCTTATGTTCTCACATCTGATCAAAGAATGCAGTTTTGTAAATTTATTCGAGATGTGAAATTTCCAGATAATTTTTGTTCCAATTTAAAGAAGAAAGTAAATGCTGATTTAACAAATATCAGCGGTTTAAAGTCCCACGACAGTCAT GCAAATTTGTGCAAGAACTATAAAG gtgttgaaacaagatttaatcgTCTTGATCGCAATGAAGATGAGGTGACACCAAGAAATCTTTTTGTATTTCAATCGCAATGTCGACCTATAACAAAAGAAACTCTAAAGCCTCTTGATCGTGCGACTCGTGAACAAGCAGAGTG TGAACACTTAGAAGAAATCAAACAGAAATATCAGGATGGAGATCATAACattttacataagaaatattttcAGCGATGGTTTCACAAGAAG aTATACGACTTACAAAAGCTTGGATCGTTAGATAATGGTGAcgagttgctagctttagcatctggatcAGATCATTTAGGAGCTTATTACGAAGGTTGTATAGtgaatggtgttcgatttatgtCAACCAAACGAGATTTAAAGAGGAGCACTCAAAACAGTGGAGTATTTGTTGCTGGAACAGAAGATTTTAACTATTATGGAATACTTGAAGACGTATTAAAGTTAACATTTACTGGCACATATTCTGTGACATTGTTCAAGTGTAAGTGGTTTAATACAGATCcaagaaggaaaaaaataattatagagAATAATATTACTAGTATAAACACTAGCGGGGAATGGTACAAGGATGACCCATATATACTTGCAAATCAagcgaaacaagtattttatctcgatgatttacttagaggaAATCAGTGGAAAGTGGTTGAGGGGGTAAACCATCGACAAATTTGGGACGTCGAGAACTGTGAAGCTAATTCAGACATTGATGTGGTACATGATATtagctcatcaaattttgtgttgactgtggatcTCGGCGAGTTGGTTATGCTACCTACTCAAAATTCGATTGACATTAGTACAATACAAAATTTAAATGTTAGTCAAGAGGATCACGAGTTAGGCGATGAAGAAGCAAATGAAGAATTAGATGAAGAAGATGATTTACTAATTGAtttttgtgaagatgatgttaatgCTAATTTAGTTAATGATGGAAGTGATAGTGATTATTAG